The stretch of DNA GGTCATTCTCTGTAAACCAGTTTCCACTGTAGGCAGATTCGAACTTGTCGTTCGTCATAATGTCGAACGGCAACTGAAACTTCTCGCTCAACTCATCCTGCCACTGCTCAACGAGGTTTCCAGGCGCTACGATCATGCACCGCTTCAGGTCGCCTCTAACAATTAGCTCCTTGATCAGGAGCCCGGCCATAATGGTCTTGCCAGCACCCGGATCGTCAGCAAGTAGGAACCGAAGAGGCTGCCTAGTCAGCATTTCCTCATAGACGGCGGTAATCTGGTGAGGCAATGGCTCGACCATTGACGTGTGCACAGCAAGAACCGGGTCAAAGAGGTACGCCAGTTGTATTCGCAAAGCCTCCGAGGTTAGCCGTAGCAATTCGCCATCGCCGGTAAAACTCCAAGGACGACCAGTCTCTACTAGTTCAAGTGTTGGCTCGCGATCTCGATAGAGAATCTCTTGATCCGTGGCTCCCTCCGGCGTCTCGTAGACTATCTTGAGTGCCCCGCTCCCAAACGGTTGTGCATCGATGATTTTCACCGTCACATTCGGGAGTATGCCTCGGACCGCCGAGTTCTTGGTGATATCTTCCAGTCGTGTCACGATCAGCCCTCTTCTGTGTTGATCCCTTAGGTCATCTGAACTAGCGAGGCCTTCTGGTCCGAGGTTGACGCTGTGTCGGATGGTCTACCTCGTGGAGAAGCCGATCGAGATCTTTTTTGGCGTATAGGCGGTAGCCGTTAATGGGATGACGCCTTTCCATAAGCTTTCCACATCTTCCCCAATTGCGGAGAGTGTTCGGAGCAACGCCGACATACTCAGCCGCTTCGCTTATGCGGAGATACTCGTCGAGTTTGGTCATGGCCGGATTGCCTGGGTGGTTTACGGCAAAATGCAGGTTCTCAACCTTACCAAATCCTGCCACGCTTGAGAATCAGGCGGGCATCGGTGTCAGCCTGGTGTCCCCCAGCCTCACGATTACTTCAGAGCGGGCTCATCAAAGGTTGCGCCCAAGATATGATCCGCCGCCCGCTGACCCTGCCCGGCGGCCTGGACGACCAGCTTCTTGTCATCCTTGAGCTTCTTCTGCCAACCGTCGATGTAAGCGGCTGACTGCTCGATTGTCGGTGGGCTGATGCCGGCGGATGCGCACAGGAACGCCGAGCCCATCTCGGCCACTAGCTCTTCTTTCGAATAGTCGGGCGACCCAAACGGAGCCGGCGCCTCGTCGAAGCCTCGGTTAAGTCGCGACTTGTGCCCGGTTGAGTGCGACAGTTCGTGAAACAGGGTGGCGTAGTAGGATTCCCGGGTTTCAAACCGCTCCGGTGCAGCGATTCGCACGGTGTCGGTCTTCGGGAGGTACATGGCAGCCGAGCCGGTGTGCATCACGAGCGGTCCGCCCGGGTAACTCGTGACGATGCGGTCGGCTTCTTCGATCGGTTTGAAGGGCTCTGCGTCGCCTCCATCAGCGTTTTGGTCCGGTGCCTCGACACCCTCGCACTGCTCGGCGTTGAAGACGTTGTAGTGTCGCAGGACCGGGATGGTGATCTCCTCGCCACTCTCTTTGTCCTTGGTGGCTGCCTGCTTCCAGAACACGACGAGGGTCGACTTCTCACCCTTCTTCACCTTGCCTTGCTGCTTGGTGACTTGGTTGAACGTCGCCCAATAGTCCGACTCGTAGCCGTGAGCCCAGCTCGTCATTGCTAACAAGAAAACGTTGATGCCCCGGTAGTTCTTGCCGGTGGAGAGGCTCTTGGGCATCCCGTCGCCGTTCGCGGATCGCTTAATCGGTTGCCTCCAAGGCGCCACCCCAGTTTCCAGCAGCTCCAAAATGCGGTTGGTCACCTCTTGGTAGATGTCTCGACGAGGCTTGTGCCCGTTCTGTTTCCTATCGCCCCGCTGCACGCCGGCCTACCCGAAGGTGGGCGTGATCGTTTGATTGTCGATAATTGGTGGCACGACTACGCTCCTTGCTACTCAGTTGTTTCTCCCTCTTGGTTGCCA from Botrimarina mediterranea encodes:
- a CDS encoding ArdC family protein translates to MQRGDRKQNGHKPRRDIYQEVTNRILELLETGVAPWRQPIKRSANGDGMPKSLSTGKNYRGINVFLLAMTSWAHGYESDYWATFNQVTKQQGKVKKGEKSTLVVFWKQAATKDKESGEEITIPVLRHYNVFNAEQCEGVEAPDQNADGGDAEPFKPIEEADRIVTSYPGGPLVMHTGSAAMYLPKTDTVRIAAPERFETRESYYATLFHELSHSTGHKSRLNRGFDEAPAPFGSPDYSKEELVAEMGSAFLCASAGISPPTIEQSAAYIDGWQKKLKDDKKLVVQAAGQGQRAADHILGATFDEPALK
- a CDS encoding MerR family DNA-binding transcriptional regulator; this encodes MTKLDEYLRISEAAEYVGVAPNTLRNWGRCGKLMERRHPINGYRLYAKKDLDRLLHEVDHPTQRQPRTRRPR